The DNA window TTAGCACATCAGGGTATTATAACCCATTTACTACTGAGGCGCAGGTTAATTATGAGCAGCCGTTATTCGCCCGGCCGTTTGTAGCATGTCATGAAATGTCGCACCAAATGGGCTTTGGTGCCGAAGATGAGGCTAATTTCGCCGGCTTTATGGCTGCTATAGCATCAAAAGACAAGCTTTTGCGGTATTCTGCTTATCACTTGGCAGTAGGCGAGTTCATGATTACCCTTCGTGGGGCAGACAGCACTGTACATAAACAACTTAAAACACGGGTTTCCGCAGCTGTTAAGGCCGATTTTAAAGCAGAGCGGGAATATTGGCTGGCTTATCAAAATAAAGCGGAGGTAATTACCGGGCTATTTTACGACAGGTTTCTGAAGGTAAATAATCAGCCACAGGGGCTGGATACTTACAACCAGATGGTAACGCTTGTTATGGCACTCTATCGTAAAAAGTAGTTAAATAAAGCATTCCTTTTTAATTTTTTTCGAGAATGGTTGCTGAGAGGTGTTCCAAAACCTGCAAAAACCACATCAATTTAAAGAAGGCTGATTTATGTTGCTTTCCGAACAGTAACCGGAAAGCAGAGCAACAAAAAAGCGTTCCGTATCTCACCCCGGAACGCTCTGCAACATCATCTCTCAAATAATGTTGATCAACTAAATCTCAGATAACATGTTAATTTACCCAAGCTCTTATATACAGCCCATCGCGGGATGATAACATCTTATTTTTGATACCTGCTAAGTACAAACATTGTACCCAAAACTTTTTAAAGGTCTTAAGGATGTGTCAAATATACACATTGGACAACATGCCTGGTTAAATGTTACAACTGTTTTTATTTAAAATGACGAAACTTTTATAATTTTCGTTACAGAAACTATCTGATTTAACTTTTAAACAATCAAATTTGTTACGCAATTAAATAGTTGTCAGTGCATTAACATACTTAATTGCGGCACTTGAGGTAATCTCTACTTCTTAAACCCTTTTACTGAAGTATACTTTTCTATACAGCGGCATCTCGCTCGTGGAAAAAATAGCTGCGTTTCACGTACTTAAAGGCAGGTATTTACAAAAGCAGCTCAACTTGATTGTTTTTAAGTACAATTATTGAACTGTCAAATATACATTAATAATTAATTTTCTTATACGCCTTGGATAAAAGCAGGTAAGATTTAACATTTTTAGCATTTATTATTAATTTACGTCTACATACATCTGTAAGCATATGCCGTTTACCAAAAAGTGGTTAGTTCTCATAATAATTTCTCTGCCTTTTACAGTCATAGCCCAAAAATTTACTTCGCAGGAGATCATTCGCTATAAAAAGCAGGCGGAGGCGGTAAATATTATACGCGATAATTACGGAACACCCCATATTTATGCTAGAAGCGATGCGGGCGTGGTGTTTGGGCTGATGTACACGCAATGTGAGGAAAACTTTAAAGGCATCGAACGTAATTACTTGTATCAGCTTGGGCGGCAAAGCGAAGCAGATGGCGAAGGGGTGCTGTACACCGATCTGCAACTGCAAATGATAGCGGATAGTGCAGATGCAATAAAGGACTATAATGCCAGTAACCCTGCATTTAAAAAATTGCTGGATGCCTTTGCCGATGGCGTGAATTATTACCTGTATAAACATCCGGAAGTAAAACCGCTTGTATTTAAGAAGTTTAAACCATGGTTTGCCCTGATGTTTACCGACGGGAGCGTGGCTGCTACAGAAACCGGGGATATATCTCCAAAAGAAACACAAGCATTTTATAATGATGGCGGCAACAACACCGGAGTTTTAAGTAATCCGTACAGCTTAACACATGCAAACCGCGATCGCGAAATAGGTTCTAATGGTTTTGCTATATCTCCTAAGCGTTCGGCAACCGGGCATGCCATGCTGTACATTAACCCGCATGTGCCGTTTTATTTCCGCAGCGAAGTAGGTTTGGAGAGTGAGGAAGGCTTGCATGCCTATGGCGCGGTCACCTGGGGACAGTTCTTTGTTTACCAGGGTTTTAACCAGCATTGCGGTTGGATGCACACCAGCAGCTATGCAGATGTTGGGGATGTTTACATGGAGAAAGTGCAAAAGCAGGATGGCAAGTGGTTTTACGAGTATGACGGAAAACTAATGCCCGTAACAGAAAGAAAGCTCGAGCTAAGTTTCAAAAATGGCAATCAGCTTCAGCATAAAACAATAACAGCCTATTACACGCACCACGGGCCTGTGCTTGCCGCGCGAAATGGTAAGTGGCTGGCGCTGCGGCATAATAACCGGTCGTACAAAGCACTGCTCGAGTCGTGGCTCATCACTAAAGCCAATACGTTCGGCCAGTACAAACAGGCCATGTCGCTGCTGGCAAATACCAGTAACAACACCGTTTATGCTGATGACCAGGGGAATACTGCCTTTTGGTACGGAGACTTTATGCCACGCAGGGATAAGGGTATCGATTGGAATGTTCCGGTAGATGGAACCACATCAGCTACCGAATGGAAAGGCTTGCACCCGTTAAATGAGTTGGTGCAGGTAATTAATCCTTCTACAGGGTTTATACAAAATTGCAATTCGTCAATATTCAGTTCGGCCGGTAGCGCCAGTCCCGACAGATCAAAGTTCCCGAGATACATGGCACCCGATGATGAGAACTACCGCGGCATTAACGCGGAAAGGCTGTTCAGCGGAACCGAAAAGCTAACAATTGATGGCTTAATTGCAAAAGGCTACGACCATTACCTGAGTGCCTTTGACGATATGCTGCCTGCCCTGTTCAGCGCGTATGACAAAGCTCCTGATAGCTTAAAAACAAAGCTGGCGGAGCCAGTTGCTTTGCTAAATAACTGGGACAAACGTAGTGCTGCCAATTCGGTAGCAACTACTCTGGCTGTGGAGTGGGGTACTTTATTAATGCGTAACATGTCACCACCCGCACCCGGCGAGAGCAGCTTCCAGGTAAAGCGGGTTAGGGAGATGCTAAAAACCATCTCGCCCGAATTACAGCTGACCTTACTAAGCAAAGTAATGTCTGATTTGCAAAACAGGTACGGAAACTGGAAGATGCAGTGGGGCGATATCAACCGGTATCAGCGCCCGGCAGACGGTATCACGTTTGATGATAAACAAGCCAGCTTGCCGGTTTGGCTAACTGCATCAAACTTCGGGCAATTGCCTTCGTTTCAAAGTAAAATCATGCCCGGCACCCAAAAGCGCTATGGCTTTTCCGGCAATAGCTTTATTGCGGCCGTGGAGTTTGGTCCAACTGTAAAAGCAAAGAGCATTATCACGGGCGGCCATTCGTTTGATGCAGCCTCGCCAAACTTTACCGACCAGGCAAAGGGATATCTTGACGGGAAGTTTAAAGATGTACTGTTCTATAAGCAAGATGTGCTTAAGCACGCGGTGAAAACCTATCATCCCGGATTTTAACGGGCCGCTCTTTTTTCATAGCTTAGTTGGCCAAACCACATCATTTGAAACGTTTTTACTTACTGTTGTTCCTGCTGTACAGTTCCGGCATAACACTTTATGCCCAAAAAGCCGCTTTTGGCCAAATTGATACCGCCGACCTGAAACTAACCTCATGCAGTTTTGAAAAGAATGCCAGCGCTATGGTATTGTTTAACACCGCCAAAGCAAGTTATACCAAATATGATGGCATTGATATGGAGGTACACCGCCGCGTAAAGGTGTTTAACGAACAAGGCACTGTAACGGCTAACGTTAAGTTGCAGTACTACAGCGGCGGCCATAATGAGGATATAAAGAACATACAAGTAATATCCCTAAACCTTGTAGACGGTAAAATTGCGATAACGCCGCTTGATCCCAAACTTATCTACGTGCAAAAAGTGGATAAAACACAAAAACAGGTGGTGTTTACTGCGCCTGCTGTAAAGGCCGGCTCTGTAATAGACATTAAGTATACGTGGCATACATCGTTGTCATACAACTTTCCCTCCTGGCTTTTTCAGGAACTGATTCCCACGCGTTACAGCGAGTACCAGGCCGAAGTTAAGTATGGCTATAGTTTTAATGTTATTAAAAAAAGCACACAGCCTTTTGTAACAGACACTGCTTACCTGGTAAAAGAGCAGCGCCTGAAGAGACACGTTTACGCAATGTCTAATATACCCGGGTTTAAGTTAGAAGCCTATATGGGTTCTGTTGAAGATAACTTGCAAGGTGTATATTTTAAACCGGCTCAATCTGAGATGGATTGGAACATGATTGGTTTAAGGTTATTATTAACCACGGATTTTGGTGGACAGTGGAACTTACCCTTAAAAGGCGAAAAAGATATCATAAACGAAGCCAAAGTTTTAAAAACAGATGAAGATAAAATTGCCTACATCTTTAACACGGTTAAAAACACTGTAAGGTGGAATGAAACCGATCTTGCTTATTCAGAAAAAGGAATTCCTGCAGCATGGGCTTTACATACCGGGAATTCTACTGAAATAAATTTGATGCTGTACCGGTTGCTTATGCAAAGCGGAGTTAAGCCAACACTGCTGATGCTAGGCACCCGCGACCATGGTGAGATTGAATTTAATAACCCGAGTTTTGACAGGCTGAATAAAACGGTGGTAAGGGTACCGATAGATTCGTTGCAGTATTATGTGTTAGACGCGAGCGGCAAGTATAATACCTATAACAGCACTCCTTATGATTTGCTTGGTATTAACATGCTTACAATAGATCCGGACAAGAAGGACTTTCAAATAGTAAAACTAAAAACCGCTTTACCATCAACAGAGATAGTATTGGTAGATGCATCATTAAATCCAACAGGTAAAATGGATGGCAGTGTACAGGTAGCCAGTTCTAATTACAAGCGGATAAGCAAGCTGGAAGTTTATGATAAAATTGGCGAAAAGAAATATTTAGAAGCCATTAAAGATGACAACAATAACCTGCAGCTAAGCGACTTTAAATTTAGCAACCTGGAGGCAGACACCTTGCCGCTAAGAGAGGACTTTAACTTTAAGCTGGAACTTACGGGCAGTGATGACAACTATATATACTTTAGCCCTAACCTTTTTACCGGGATTGGTGCAAATCCATTTCTAAGTGAATCCAGGCTGGCAGATGTAGATTTTATATTTCCATCTACTTATTCTATAAACGGCAATTACAAGCTTCCTGTGGGCTTTAAAATAGATGCTTTACCAAAATCAACTATCTTATCAATGCCTGACCAAAGCGTAACTTTTAAACGTACAACCGGCGAAAACAATGGTGCAGTAGTAATACACTATGTAATTATCTTTAGAAAAACGAAATATACCCGCGATGAATATCCCGCTTTGCGCCAGTTTTTCAAGACCATGTATGAAATGCTTAACGAACAGGTAGTACTTAAGAAAGGGTAAATGAGTATTCTTCACAGCTATAACGCTTGTATTACAGTCGATTAAAAATCATTTATATTTGTGTGATAAATGAAAAAGTACCTATTAATACTATTGCTGATAAGCTCGGGTGCAATTGCCCGTGCGCAGGCTATAAGTTTTTACGATCTTACTAATCTGGCCAATCTTTCTAATGGGGAAGCGCATAACTACCTGACATTAGGGAAGGTTTTTAAGCACTTGTACCTGGAAGAAAAAGATGGCAAGAAGCTGGAGCGTTTCCGCTCAGTAAACCCAAAGCAAAAGGAGCAAACTGTTACTATAGGTGTGAATACCGTATTGTCAAGCGGAGGCGTTTTACGAACAGTAACCTATACTACGCGGGACCCGCAGCACATTTACAACCTGATAGCGCAGGCAAAAAGAAACCGTATGGAAATGCGTTTCGAGGGGGCAGATGCGGATAACAACATCTACATTTTTGATAATGATTTTTACCACGTAGCTATGTATGTGAGCAATAAGCACGGCAATGGCCTTATACGTGTAGATCAAAAGGAATTCGTAGCTTACTAATCAAAATATAAGAAAGTAAAAGGCCCGCCTCGATTTAACGTAGCGGGCCTTTTTACTTTAACAGGCTGCTTGTTAATTTACGCCCCTGAATATGCGGCTCCAGCGTATTTTGCTAAAGAATGATCCGTTATCGTCCCAGCTCATCCATATGAACAGCGCCTTGCCCACCACATGATCTTCCGGAACAAAGCCCCAGTAGCGTGAGTCGGCAGAATCGTGGCGGTTATCACCCATCATCCAGTAGTAGTTCATTTTAAAAGTATAGCTGTCGGCTTTGGCACCGTTTATAAATACCTCATTGTTTTTTATCTCCAGCTTATTACCCTCGTATACCTCAATAGCACGTCCGTAAATCGGCAGCGTAAGGCTATCCAGCTTAACTGTCCAGCCTTTTTTAGGGATGATTATAGGCCCGTAGTTATCCACGTTCCATTTAAAGTCCTTATTAGCAGGATTAAGCTTGTATTTTGGGTATGCAGCGGGGAATACCGGATTAAGCGGATCGGCGTAGCCACGCGGCTTAATGTTTGGAGTTATAGATTTTACGTTTGAGAACGACTTTAACTTAGCGGCAGAAGCCTTGGTCATTGTTGGGTAAGGGATGTTCTCGTAGTTGGATACCTGCAACTCGTCGTATACCTCAGGGTTAAGGTCGGTACCGTTTGTAGTAATACTATAATCGGTTTGTTCGCCCGGCGGGTTTGGAGCAGGTTTGCCGTTAACATATACCTGCGCGTTCAAAAGCGCAAGTGTATCACCGGGCGCGCCCTGGCAGCGTTTGATATAGTTCTCGCGTTTATCAACGGGACGGTAGTAGGGCGAGTCGGCCTCCATGGGATAATTAAATACAACCACATCGCCCTTTTTAATTTCGCTGAAACCAGGCAGGCGGTAATAAGGTAGTTTCACGCCATCCCAATAAGCCTTGGTACCAATAATGGGCATTGTGTGGTGCGCAAACGGGAAGGATATAGGTGTCATTGGTGTGCGTGCCCCATAATTAACCTTGCTTACAAACAGAAAATCGCCCACCAGTAACGACCGCTCCATAGATGGGGTAGGTATGGTATAGGCTTCTATAAACAGGGTACGTATAAGCGTAGCGGCAACAACGGCAAAAATTATAGCATCCGTCCACTCGCGGGCGGCGCTTTTCTTCTTTTTGTTTTCTTTATCCTTTTTGCTCCAGAATTTCCAGTTCATTATAAAATAATATCAGCAGTAATTTAAATACTTGTTAGTTGAAATTGAACATATCTTCTACCGGGTAGAAGCCTTTTTTATCGTGCAGCCATTCTGCAGCCAGTACAGCACCAAGGGCAAAACCATTGCGGTTATGTGCGGTGTGTTTAAACTCTATACTATCAACTTCCGAGTCGTATATAACAGTATGCGTGCCGGGCACACTTTCTATCCGGTGGCTTTCAATTAATAGCTGGTCTGCCGGGATGTTGCTGTCATCAGCAGTTTCGCCGCCTGTAAGAATATTTATCCAGCCTGCTTTACGCTCCAGGTTTTCGGTAATGCCTTCTGCTATTGTTATCGCGGTTCCGCTTGGCGAATCAAGCTTTTGCGTATGGTGTATCTCTTCTACCTGCACCTCATAGTACGGGTACTTATTCATCAACCTGGCCAGTACCTTGTTTACGTGAAAAAAGATATTTACGCCTACGCTGAAGTTGGTGCCGTATAAAAGCGAGTGGTTTCCTGAAAGGCATTTTTCTTTAATGGTACCAAGCATGTTATGCCAGCCGGTAGTGCCGACTACAACAGGTACATCGGCATCAAGGCAGGCAGTTATATTGTCCAGAACAGTACCCGGGGTACTGAATTCGATCACAGCATCCGCAAGTTGCAGGTTTTCTTTTGTAAGCTCGTGCAGGTTGTTGCTGCTAATTTTCAGTACGATCTCGTGTTGGCGGCTAAGGGCAATCTGTTCAATAATTTTGCCCATTTTGCCGTAGCCTAATAATGCGATCTTCATTTTTTGGCGCTTATTACCTTATTATTTTAGCGTAAAGGTAATTTTTATCCCCGGAATATAACTGCCAAAATTTGAGGCGTAAGTAGGCCCGTTTATAAGGCCCGGTGCAACGCGCATGGAGAGGTCGTTGTCAACCGTATAGGAACTGATGAACTTCGCATCAATATAGGCGTCAATAGTCTGTATGCCCCAAAAAGCCAGGGCGCCCAGTATGCTGAGGTCGCGGTTGCGCAGGTACCCGTCAGATGCATCGGCCAGTGCCTGGTAACCAACCTTGGAGTATAGCTCGTATTCGGCTTTATATTTTACATACAGTGGGTAAAGCGTGGTGCCGGGCGCAGGCACCTCAGCGGTTTTGGCAATTTTAGCAAGCGCCAAAAACTGCTTGTGGTACTTTTGGTTGTAAACAATAGCAGCGCCAAACAAGCCCAAGCCGGTATAAATAAGTGGTACTTTCCAGTATTTACGGTTGTAAACCTGTCCCCAGCCCGGTATAAACAACGAGCGTTTAACGGCCAGACTGGGTATGTGGGTGCTATCGGGGTGGTAAACCTTTTCCTTTTTTATTTTAGGAGCAAAGGAGCTGCGTACGGCAGTATCGCGCTTAACAACTGATGTTGTATCCTTACGTTTTGCAAGCGTATCGGGGTTCTGTGCCATTGCCAGCGATACCATCCCGCAAAAAAATAAAACAGCAAACAGTTGTTTAAGCATAATTACCAATCCAGCATTTCAAGTATACGGCCAAGGTCGTCTTCAGACAGGAACGGTATTTCTATTGATCCATTGCCCTGTGCGTTAACTTTTACCTTAACCTTAGTGCTGAATTTTGAAGCCAGGTCATCCTGAACCTTTTGTATGCGGTAGGGTAGCTGCTCGGGTTGTTTACCTTCTTTCTTTTCCGGGGCGTACTGTATTTCGCGTACCAGCTCTTCTACTTTGCGTACAGACAGCCCTTCTTTAACTATTTTTTGATGTATGTACAGCTGTGTTGCCGGGTTATCTACAGATAACAAAGCTTTGGCATGCCCCATGCTGATCTCGCCATCGCGCAGGGAGATCTGTATGGTCGGCGGCAATTTTAGTAACCTTAAATAGTTGGTAACGGTAGAACGGTTTTTGCTTACGCGGCCGCCAAGTTCTTCCTGCTTTAGCTTCAGCTCGTCTATCATCCGCTGAAAGCTAAGGGCAACTTCAATGGCGTTTAGGTCTTCGCGCTGTATGTTCTCTATCAACGCCATTTCCAGCATTTGCTGGTCATTGGCGGTACGGATGTATGCCGGTATTTGCACAAGCCCTGCCAGTTTGCTGGCGCGCAGCCTGCGCTCGCCGGAGATGAGCTGGTATTTGTGCGCGTTGATGCGCCGTACGGTAATAGGTTGTATCAACCCCTGTAGCTTTATAGAAGCAGCAAGGTCCGAAAGGGCCTGCTCGTCGAACTCTGTACGCGGCTGGAAGGGGTTTACCTCTATCTCGCTCAGCTTAACTTCGCCTATAGAGCCCAAAGCTGAAGATTCGGATAACTGTCCCCCAGTATTATTATTCTTGTTCGGCATAACACTTGCCGAGTCGTTCAATAACGCGCTTAAGCCCTTACCCAGGGCGTTTCTTTTTTCTGCACTCATAGTATAGCTTAGGCGGTTACAGTAGTTGCCAGTTCTTCGTCTTTAACAAGGCCGTTTTTCTTAATAATCTCGCGGGCAAGGTTAAGGTAATTAACAGCGCCTTTACAATTAGCATCGTGCATAATTACAGATATACCAAAACTTGGCGCTTCGCTTAAACGTGTATTGCGTTGGATAATGGTATCAAAAACCATATCCTCAAAGTGTGTTTTAACCTCATCAACTACCTGGTTAGATAGGCGTAGGCGAACATCATACATGGTAAGCAAAATGCCTTCTATAGCTAAAGTAGTGTTAAGACGCGTTTGCACAATTTTGATGGTGTTAAGCAATTTGCCTAAACCTTCAAGCGCGAAGTACTCGCACTGTACCGGTATAATAACAGAATCCGCAGCAGTAAGAGCGTTAATGGTAATCAAGCCCAATGACGGAGAGCAGTCAATTATAATAAAGTCGTACTGATCGCGAACACTATCCAGCACGGCTTTCATTTTAAACTCGCGGCTGGCAAGGTTTATCATTTCAATCTCGGCACCTACCAGGTCAATATGAGCAGGCAGAAGGTCGAGGTTGGGGGTATCTGTCTTTTGTATAGCCTCACGTACATCAATGTCATTAATGATGCACTCGTATATACTGTTCTTAATATTGCGGGGATCGAAACCTATACCTGATGTAGAATTGGCCTGAGGGTCGGCATCAACTAACAAGGTTTTATATTCAAGCACGGCCAAACTTGCAGCCAGGTTTATAGACGATGTTGTTTTCCCGACGCCACCTTTTTGATTGGCTAAAGCAATAATTTTACTCATTCTGTATATTCAAAATAAATTATCCGGTTTATTCAGGAACGAAAAAGCCATGTATAAATTTTTAAGTTTGTACGGTTTTTCTCCGGCGATAAAGATACGTATTTAACCATGCGGATAATCCACAGGAAATGCCAACTTACAAACAATATTGTGAGTAGTATGACGAACAGAAGCAGGTAAGTGGTTTACAATCTTTACTTCTTTTTATCGAACTACCAACTCACTATTCACTACTCACAACATGATCACCATTATATCAGGTACCAATCGTCCAAATAGTTCAACCCTAAAGCTGGCTAAATATTACCAACGAAAGTTTGCCGAAAAAGGTGTAGAAGCCAGGGTCTTCCCGCTAACCGATCTTCCCGATAGCATTGTTGCCACTGACCTTTATGGTAAGCGTAGCAAAGAGTTTGAACCTATACAGCGGATGGTAACAGCAACGGAAAAGTTCTTGTTTATGATACCTGAATACAATGGCAGTTTCCCCGGCGTATTAAAGGTTTTTATTGACGCGTGTGATTTTCCTACAAGCTTTTATGAGAAGAAGGCAGCATTGGTAGGAGTGTCATCCGGCAAGTATGGCAATATCCGCGGGGTAGACCACTTTACCGGCATCTGTAACTATGTGCACCTGCATGTAATGCCGCTTAAAATTCATATAGCAGCCATAAACAAGGAACTGGATGAAGAGGGGAACCTTTTCGCAGCGGATACGGTAAAGTTTACTGATGAGCAGATAGACAAGTTCATCAGGTTTTAAATGCATTTTACCTCACCATCATTACCCACCCGGACCACAATGGTGTGTTATTCCTAAGATCAATTACGTAATAATAAACCCCGGCGGGCAGTTGCTTTCCGTTGTAGCTGCCTGTCCAGGGTTTTGCGTAGCCATTACTTTGATACAGCAGCGTTCCGCTGCGGTTAAATATTTTTACCACAGCTTCAGGATAGGTATATAATTGATTAATGTTCCATACATCGTTTATACCATCTCCATTGGGTGAAAAGGTGTTAGGAATAGTGATCTTTTTATAAACCCTTACAAATACATCATCTGTATATTCGCCGCAGTTGGCAAGCGACTCTACATGCAATGTGTAAATTGTGTTATCAGAAGGATTTACCACAGGCGTGGCGGAAAGCGCATTATCTATGTTGCCTGCTGGTGTCCAATAGTATCGTATGCTATCGCCCGTTATAGTACCGGTAAGCGTAACAGACTCACCTTCCTGTATGGCAACGTCTTTACCTGCATCAGCATGCGGAAGCTTAAGCACGCGTACCGTTACCTCCTGAGTTTCATCGGTACAGGCGCCATTATCAATTTTAACGTGATATGTAGTAGTTTCTGTAGGGGAGGCAATTGGGTTTGGTATGTCGTCCCGGTTTAAGCCTGTTGATGGTGACCATTTATAGTTTATGCCGCCGCCGGCAAGCAACTGTGTAGTGGCTCCGTAACAAATAATGGTGCTGCTGCTAATGCTTGGATTAACTTTAGGCAATACACTTACGTGAGTACTCCCGCCGCGGGTACAGCCCTTATCTGTACTAACAATCACGTTATACGTGCCATTCATGCTGTTATCCGGAGTGTAGCTTACCACCGGAGACTGCTCAGTGGAAGTAAAGCCATTTGGGCCTGTCCAGCTATAAGTGGTGCCGCCCGTAGCTGTAAGCCGCAGTGCGGTACCCTCACAAACTTTTGTTTCCGGCGCTATACCAACTATCGGCAACAAGTTTACATAAATATTAAGCGGTTTTGAGTAAATGCGGCAAGCGAGCGATTTAGAAGGCCCATCCAATATGCCCACCCGGTACTGGTACTTGCCTGCTGCAGGATTAGAGAGTGTAACATCAGCATTATTAGCAGTAGCGCCGGTAATATCTATCCAACCTTTACCGTCGTTCTTATTTACCTGCCATTGATAGTAGGGGTCGTTGTACCCGGTCTGTTTGGATTTTAGATTAAAAGTTTGCGTACCTACGCTGCCCTCACAAAAGTTGAGGTCTGCTGATGCGTCAACACTTCCAAAGCCGGTTTCTATAATTGGACCGCATGGCCGGAAGGTTATGTCATCCAGTATAAGATCGTTTCCGTTTCCGCCGGGAGCATTGTTGATCATTTTAACAACAATGTCTGCCCCGTCTGACGGAGTGGTAAAAAATGTA is part of the Mucilaginibacter terrenus genome and encodes:
- a CDS encoding penicillin acylase family protein — translated: MPFTKKWLVLIIISLPFTVIAQKFTSQEIIRYKKQAEAVNIIRDNYGTPHIYARSDAGVVFGLMYTQCEENFKGIERNYLYQLGRQSEADGEGVLYTDLQLQMIADSADAIKDYNASNPAFKKLLDAFADGVNYYLYKHPEVKPLVFKKFKPWFALMFTDGSVAATETGDISPKETQAFYNDGGNNTGVLSNPYSLTHANRDREIGSNGFAISPKRSATGHAMLYINPHVPFYFRSEVGLESEEGLHAYGAVTWGQFFVYQGFNQHCGWMHTSSYADVGDVYMEKVQKQDGKWFYEYDGKLMPVTERKLELSFKNGNQLQHKTITAYYTHHGPVLAARNGKWLALRHNNRSYKALLESWLITKANTFGQYKQAMSLLANTSNNTVYADDQGNTAFWYGDFMPRRDKGIDWNVPVDGTTSATEWKGLHPLNELVQVINPSTGFIQNCNSSIFSSAGSASPDRSKFPRYMAPDDENYRGINAERLFSGTEKLTIDGLIAKGYDHYLSAFDDMLPALFSAYDKAPDSLKTKLAEPVALLNNWDKRSAANSVATTLAVEWGTLLMRNMSPPAPGESSFQVKRVREMLKTISPELQLTLLSKVMSDLQNRYGNWKMQWGDINRYQRPADGITFDDKQASLPVWLTASNFGQLPSFQSKIMPGTQKRYGFSGNSFIAAVEFGPTVKAKSIITGGHSFDAASPNFTDQAKGYLDGKFKDVLFYKQDVLKHAVKTYHPGF
- a CDS encoding DUF3857 domain-containing protein, producing MKRFYLLLFLLYSSGITLYAQKAAFGQIDTADLKLTSCSFEKNASAMVLFNTAKASYTKYDGIDMEVHRRVKVFNEQGTVTANVKLQYYSGGHNEDIKNIQVISLNLVDGKIAITPLDPKLIYVQKVDKTQKQVVFTAPAVKAGSVIDIKYTWHTSLSYNFPSWLFQELIPTRYSEYQAEVKYGYSFNVIKKSTQPFVTDTAYLVKEQRLKRHVYAMSNIPGFKLEAYMGSVEDNLQGVYFKPAQSEMDWNMIGLRLLLTTDFGGQWNLPLKGEKDIINEAKVLKTDEDKIAYIFNTVKNTVRWNETDLAYSEKGIPAAWALHTGNSTEINLMLYRLLMQSGVKPTLLMLGTRDHGEIEFNNPSFDRLNKTVVRVPIDSLQYYVLDASGKYNTYNSTPYDLLGINMLTIDPDKKDFQIVKLKTALPSTEIVLVDASLNPTGKMDGSVQVASSNYKRISKLEVYDKIGEKKYLEAIKDDNNNLQLSDFKFSNLEADTLPLREDFNFKLELTGSDDNYIYFSPNLFTGIGANPFLSESRLADVDFIFPSTYSINGNYKLPVGFKIDALPKSTILSMPDQSVTFKRTTGENNGAVVIHYVIIFRKTKYTRDEYPALRQFFKTMYEMLNEQVVLKKG
- the lepB gene encoding signal peptidase I: MNWKFWSKKDKENKKKKSAAREWTDAIIFAVVAATLIRTLFIEAYTIPTPSMERSLLVGDFLFVSKVNYGARTPMTPISFPFAHHTMPIIGTKAYWDGVKLPYYRLPGFSEIKKGDVVVFNYPMEADSPYYRPVDKRENYIKRCQGAPGDTLALLNAQVYVNGKPAPNPPGEQTDYSITTNGTDLNPEVYDELQVSNYENIPYPTMTKASAAKLKSFSNVKSITPNIKPRGYADPLNPVFPAAYPKYKLNPANKDFKWNVDNYGPIIIPKKGWTVKLDSLTLPIYGRAIEVYEGNKLEIKNNEVFINGAKADSYTFKMNYYWMMGDNRHDSADSRYWGFVPEDHVVGKALFIWMSWDDNGSFFSKIRWSRIFRGVN
- the dapB gene encoding 4-hydroxy-tetrahydrodipicolinate reductase, whose translation is MKIALLGYGKMGKIIEQIALSRQHEIVLKISSNNLHELTKENLQLADAVIEFSTPGTVLDNITACLDADVPVVVGTTGWHNMLGTIKEKCLSGNHSLLYGTNFSVGVNIFFHVNKVLARLMNKYPYYEVQVEEIHHTQKLDSPSGTAITIAEGITENLERKAGWINILTGGETADDSNIPADQLLIESHRIESVPGTHTVIYDSEVDSIEFKHTAHNRNGFALGAVLAAEWLHDKKGFYPVEDMFNFN
- a CDS encoding DUF5683 domain-containing protein, with translation MLKQLFAVLFFCGMVSLAMAQNPDTLAKRKDTTSVVKRDTAVRSSFAPKIKKEKVYHPDSTHIPSLAVKRSLFIPGWGQVYNRKYWKVPLIYTGLGLFGAAIVYNQKYHKQFLALAKIAKTAEVPAPGTTLYPLYVKYKAEYELYSKVGYQALADASDGYLRNRDLSILGALAFWGIQTIDAYIDAKFISSYTVDNDLSMRVAPGLINGPTYASNFGSYIPGIKITFTLK
- a CDS encoding ParB/RepB/Spo0J family partition protein, encoding MSAEKRNALGKGLSALLNDSASVMPNKNNNTGGQLSESSALGSIGEVKLSEIEVNPFQPRTEFDEQALSDLAASIKLQGLIQPITVRRINAHKYQLISGERRLRASKLAGLVQIPAYIRTANDQQMLEMALIENIQREDLNAIEVALSFQRMIDELKLKQEELGGRVSKNRSTVTNYLRLLKLPPTIQISLRDGEISMGHAKALLSVDNPATQLYIHQKIVKEGLSVRKVEELVREIQYAPEKKEGKQPEQLPYRIQKVQDDLASKFSTKVKVKVNAQGNGSIEIPFLSEDDLGRILEMLDW
- a CDS encoding ParA family protein; the encoded protein is MSKIIALANQKGGVGKTTSSINLAASLAVLEYKTLLVDADPQANSTSGIGFDPRNIKNSIYECIINDIDVREAIQKTDTPNLDLLPAHIDLVGAEIEMINLASREFKMKAVLDSVRDQYDFIIIDCSPSLGLITINALTAADSVIIPVQCEYFALEGLGKLLNTIKIVQTRLNTTLAIEGILLTMYDVRLRLSNQVVDEVKTHFEDMVFDTIIQRNTRLSEAPSFGISVIMHDANCKGAVNYLNLAREIIKKNGLVKDEELATTVTA
- a CDS encoding NADPH-dependent FMN reductase — encoded protein: MITIISGTNRPNSSTLKLAKYYQRKFAEKGVEARVFPLTDLPDSIVATDLYGKRSKEFEPIQRMVTATEKFLFMIPEYNGSFPGVLKVFIDACDFPTSFYEKKAALVGVSSGKYGNIRGVDHFTGICNYVHLHVMPLKIHIAAINKELDEEGNLFAADTVKFTDEQIDKFIRF